One region of Armigeres subalbatus isolate Guangzhou_Male chromosome 3, GZ_Asu_2, whole genome shotgun sequence genomic DNA includes:
- the LOC134220759 gene encoding RNA-binding protein spenito-like — protein sequence MRGFLLGAPDRRIRIDFADNGTTPSFSKSSGGFEEGGMACYRMQELPEVARKSTTVWQRALILKSSLFPAKLHLTDGDNEIVDSLMKDEEGKHHLRITQRLRLDQPKLEDVQKRISTSSVASSDDASVQTRPLRNLVSYLEQKEAAGVISLTQ from the exons ATGCGTGGATTCCTGTTAGGGGCACCGGATCGTCGTATTCGTATCGATTTTGCTGATAACGGAACAACACCATCGTTCTCGAAGAGCAGTGGAGGTtttgaggaaggcg GAATGGCATGTTATCGAATGCAAGAATTACCAGAAGTGGCACGGAAATCTACCACAGTCTGGCAACGGGCGCTGATTTTGAAGAGTTCACTATTCCCCGCCAAGTTGCACCTAACGGACGGAGACAACGAAATAGTGGACAGCCTGATGAAGGACGAGGAAGGTAAACACCACCTTCGTATTACTCAGCGACTACGCCTCGATCAACCCAAGTTGGAAGATGTGCAGAAGCGCATATCGACGTCATCGGTAGCATCGTCGGATGATGCCAGCGTTCAGACGCGTCCACTGCGTAATCTCGTGTCCTACCTGGAGCAGAAAGAAGCGGCCGGCGTTATATCGCTTACTCAATAA
- the LOC134221787 gene encoding uncharacterized protein LOC134221787, translating into MSLERRIKGLKTKQKSILSSFGLIKTYVEKFDEGKDAIEVPARLENLNALWKDYKGVQEELESIDETIEEQFKERAEFETAYYRVKGFLLSVTIDLPSATIETSTWEIPSGILLADPQFHEANPIDIIIGAEVFFDLFRVPGRIQLGESLPTLVNSVLGWIVSGKTSSSTPKTPVISNLATITDVHQMLEKFWTLEEDHAAPNHSVDEAHCEEYFRSTVKRNSEGRYIVRLPLKEKVINQLGDNRNTAIRRFRMLETHLRRNCTMANQYSTFMDEYLNLGHMRFVQDYQSPPPLCYHMPHHAVIREDSATTKLRVVFDASCKSLNGLSLNDASMVGPTVQQEIRSIIMRSRIHKVMIIADIKQMYRQVLVDERDTPLQRIVWRSSPEQPLGTYELLTVTYGTASAPFLATRVLQQLADDEQQQHPSLLRTIIASGQHPTAAATLRKDFYVDDLYSGANSTDEAIELRQQLEALLLKGGFQLRKWASNEEAVLDGVPLENRALQTSFDLDRDQSIKSLGLLWEPALDQLKYKIKLPQESSDAPLTKRSALSQIARLFDPLGLLGPVVVTAKLFMQALWMLKNDNGKVFDWDQELPSSMRDTWLSYCTQLPLLNNLRIDRFALATSAASVQYHFFSDASKHAYGACCYLRSTDTSGAIKVTLLTAKSRVAPLKQQSIPRLELCGALLASELYQKVTAALEITGETFFWVDSTTVISWLQATPSSWATFVANRVSKIQLTTQNCSWQHVAGQENPADCLSREIPAENIHNNKLWWQGPNWLQLDQQSWPSESPNQTSDGEILMEARKQSSTACPASTEPSFVDILVGNFSNLNRLLNVVAYCQRFIRHCRRQPSINADPTYITTEERHTAEITIIRLIQQQSYPEEWKQLNLKRSVSPRSRLRWFNPFISPEQVIRIGGRLNQAPQPFDSKHQLLLPATHPFSKLLVRSCHEKNLHAVPQLLITIIRLRYWITGARSLARSITRNCVTCVRARPKLLEQFMADLPASRVTATQPFTVTGVDYWGPITLQPIHRRAAPRKAYVAVFVCFSTRAVHLELVIDLSTAKFIQALRRFVSRRGLCSDIHSDNGRNFIGAANELRQLIRSKEYKQSMATECSENGIRWHFNPPKASNFGGLWEAAIRSAQKHFNRDLKNHTLPHDEMETLLTQIESCLNSRPITPLSDDSTDFEVLTPGHFLIGSPLKAVPQIDSTEIPFNRLRLWQQTQKMFQLIWKRWHAEYLSTLQPRTKWFKPPIEIKINQLVLLRDDN; encoded by the exons ATGTCACTCGAGCGACGTATCAAGGGACTAAAAACGAAGCAGAAAAGCATTCTTTCGTCGTTTGGCCTGATCAAAACGTATGTAGAAAAGTTCGATGAAGGAAAAGATGCCATTGAAGTTCCAGCCCGATTGGAAAACCTCAACGCGCTTTGGAAGGATTACAAGGGAGTTCAGGAGGAGCTCGAATCTATCGATGAAACCATCGAAGAGCAGTTTAAGGAAAGGGCAGAATTTGAGACGGCTTACTACCGGGTCAAGGGATTTCTTCTCTCA GTCACTATTGATCTGCCATCTGCAACAATTGAAACTTctacttgggaaattccttccggtaTTTTGCTTGCCGATCCACAGTTTCACGAAGCGAATCCGATCGATATAATCATCGGCGCGGAAGTATTTTTCGATCTATTTAGAGTGCCCGGCCGAATTCAACTTGGAGAGTCGTTACCAACCCTGGTAAACTCCGTCCTCGGTTGGATCGTTTCGGGAAAAACTTCGTCCAGCACTCCGAAGACTCCAGTAATCTCCAACTTAGCCACGATCACAGATGTACATCAAATGCTAGAGAAGTTTTGGACTCTTGAGGAGGACCATGCCGCTCCAAACCATTCCGTAGATGAAGCTCATTGCGAGGAATATTTTCGAAGCACTGTTAAACGCAATTCGGAGGGACGATATATCGTTAGATTACCTTTGAAAGAAAAGGTGATCAACCAACTCGGTGACAACCGCAATACTGCAATTCGCCGATTTCGAATGCTAGAAACTCATCTCAGGCGCAACTGCACCATGGCGAACCAATATTCTACATTTATGGACGAGTATCTAAACTTGGGTCACATGCGGTTTGTTCAAGATTACCAATCGCCACCACCACTTTGTTATCACATGCCACACCATGCTGTAATCCGTGAGGACAGCGCCACGACAAAACTACGAGTAGTTTTTGATGCGTCGTGCAAATCACTCAATGGACTTTCACTGAACGATGCATCAATGGTGGGCCCCACTGTCCAGCAGGAAATTCGATCGATAATCATGCGTTCGAGAATACACAAGGTGATGATCATTGCTGACATCAAACAGATGTACCGTCAAGTACTCGTGGACGAACGAGATACACCTCTGCAACGAATTGTGTGGAGATCATCACCGGAGCAGCCTCTGGGTACCTACGAATTACTAACCGTAACCTACGGCACAGCAAGTGCGCCGTTTCTTGCCACTCGGGTTCTCCAACAGTTGGCTGACGACGAACAGCAACAACACCCCTctctcctc CGAACCATCATTGCTAGCGGACAACACCCAACAGCAGCTGCAACTCTACGTAAGGATTTTTACGTAGACGATCTTTACTCGGGAGCGAACAGCACCGACGAAGCAATTGAGCTCCGGCAGCAACTTGAAGCACTACTTCTCAAGGGTGGATTTCAGCTTCGAAAATGGGCATCGAACGAGGAAGCAGTGTTGGACGGTGTACCTCTGGAGAATCGCGCTCTTCAAACATCATTCGACCTTGACCGTGACCAATCCATAAAGTCACTGGGTCTTCTCTGGGAACCGGCCCTAGACCAACTTAAATACAAAATCAAGCTACCACAGGAATCGTCTGACGCTCCACTCACAAAACGCTCCGCTCTTTCACAAATCGCTCGACTTTTTGACCCCCTTGGTTTGTTGGGCCCAGTTGTGGTCACTGCAAAGTTATTCATGCAAGCACTATGGATGCTGAAGAACGATAACGGAAAGGTTTTCGATTGGGACCAAGAACTGCCTTCATCCATGCGAGACACTTGGCTCTCATATTGCACTCAACTACCACTGCTTAACAATCTTCGAATTGATCGGTTTGCCCTTGCGACGAGTGCTGCTTCCGTCCAATACCACTTTTTCTCTGACGCTTCAAAGCATGCGTATGGTGCGTGCTGCTACCTCCGATCAACTGACACATCTGGTGCAATTAAAGTTACCCTCCTGACTGCCAAATCAAGAGTTGCTCCATTAAAACAGCAGAGCATCCCTAGACTAGAGCTATGTGGAGCCCTTCTTGCATCCGAATTGTATCAAAAGGTAACAGCAGCTCTTGAAATAACTGGCGAGACATTTTTCTGGGTCGATTCGACGACGGTTATCAGCTGGCTTCAAGCTACTCCGTCATCGTGGGCCACCTTTGTTGCCAATCGGGTCTCTAAGATCCAACTTACCACGCAAAATTGTTCCTGGCAACATGTCGCCGGGCAGGAAAATCCAGCGGACTGTCTGTCTCGTGAAATTCCAGCAGAAAACATCCACAACAACAAACTCTGGTGGCAAGGACCAAACTGGCTCCAACTTGATCAACAATCTTGGCCAAGTGAATCACCGAATCAAACTTCTGATGGCGAAATTCTCATGGAAGCAAGGAAACAAAGCTCAACGGCATGTCCGGCGTCTACGGAACCATCATTCGTCGATATTCTCGTGGgaaacttttcaaatttgaaccggcTTCTGAACGTAGTCGCCTATTGCCAGCGATTCATTCGGCATTGCCGACGGCAACCTAGTATCAACGCGGATCCTACCTACATCACCACTGAAGAACGACATACTGCTGAAATCACTATAATTCGACTAATTCAACAACAATCCTATCCTGAAGAATGGAAGCAGCTCAATCTAAAAAGATCCGTGTCACCTAGGTCCCGCCTAAGATGGTTCAATCCATTCATCTCACCTGAGCAGGTCATACGAATCGGTGGTCGGTTGAATCAAGCACCTCAGCCTTTCGACAGCAAGCATCAGCTTCTCCTACCAGCGACACATCCTTTCTCGAAGCTCCTAGTCCGCTCGTGTCacgaaaaaaatctgcacgcgGTACCTCAGCTGCTCATCACAATCATCCGTCTGCGATACTGGATCACAGGGGCCAGGAGCCTGGCCAGATCCATCACACGTAATTGTGTCACCTGTGTACGAGCTCGTCCAAAACTGTTGGAACAGTTTATGGCCGACCTACCAGCATCCCGTGTCACTGCAACGCAACCGTTCACGGTAACCGGTGTTGACTACTGGGGACCTATCACTCTGCAACCCATACACCGCCGTGCAGCCCCGAGAAAAGCCTATGTCGCGGTCTTCGTATGCTTTTCCACTCGCGCCGTGCATCTGGAATTAGTTATCGACTTAAGTACGGCAAAATTCATCCAAGCGCTAAGGCGCTTCGTCTCTCGCCGCGGCTTATGTAGCGACATCCACAGCGACAACGGTAGAAATTTCATTGGTGCGGCAAATGAACTCCGACAACTGATTCGCAGCAAGGAATACAAACAATCCATGGCAACGGAATGTAGTGAAAATGGGATCAGATGGCACTTCAACCCGCCGAAAGCATCTAACTTCGGCGGCCTATGGGAGGCTGCGATTCGATCAGCCCAGAAGCATTTCAATCGCGATTTGAAAAACCACACACTGCCGCACGACGAGATGGAAACATTACTGACGCAGATTGAGAGCTGCCTTAACTCTCGCCCTATAACACCCTTAAGCGACGATTCGACCGACTTCGAAGTCCTAACGCCCGGACACTTTCTTATTGGATCTCCACTTAAGGCTGTTCCACAAATAGACTCTACTGAAATTCCCTTTAATCGGCTCCGACTCTGGCAGCAGACCCAGAAGATGTTTCAGCTGATCTGGAAACGTTGGCACGCTGAATATCTTTCCACTTTGCAACCTCGCACGAAATGGTTCAAGCCCCCGatcgaaatcaaaataaaccagCTGGTGCTTCTTCGGgatgataattga